The sequence below is a genomic window from Rhinolophus sinicus isolate RSC01 chromosome X, ASM3656204v1, whole genome shotgun sequence.
AGTCTCTGCTCCAGAGTTCTCCCACGTCATGTGAGAGGCCTAGGGATGGCGGGGGGCATCTATTAGGAGAGCAGATGGGAAACGTCTGCATGTGTTATACATGCAGGAGGCCTTAGGCTAGCCTATGGAGGGGAATTTGGGTAGGTCCGGGAGGATGTGAACCTCAGGCTGTAGACAGAAGACTCTGTTGCCTGCCCCAACCTGCCCTGGAGTAAATTTTCACCATGGGTTGGATGACCCAGGGCTAAATCGTTGCCTTCTACCCCCTTGAAGATTCAAGAGGCTTCTAATAACCTGGAGCCCAAGGCTACATCCTAAGACCTCTTCCTCCTGATCCAGTCTCCTGGAGTTTGGCCTCAGTCTGCAATTGAGGGGCCCTCTGGCATTATTGCTGGGCAATGTGTTAAACAGCAGGCCTTGGAGACAGAACCGTGCCAGCCAACAGCCTGATCTGGAGTTAACAGCCACTACAACTGCCACTGCCGTACCACCTTCTGGGAAAGCAGCTGCCTGTCTGGCGCCCGCTTTTGTCTGGCTGCCAGCCGAAGGCATGTGCCTACGCAGGAGGTGATGACATTTTGGCTTCactttcaaagtttttttttttttcctttctcatgtgTTATTTCTAAAGATAACAAAGGTCAAAAGGCACCCAGCATTTTCTGGTTTCTCATAAGCTTCTGGTCAATATTTAATCTagtttatggattttttttttaggtcttcTAGATGCCTTCTTGAGCCTGCTTGTGGCCACCCACACACTTGTAAGGAGGAGAGAATTTGGCCTCTCGGTGACACTCTGAAATGAGGGAATAGAGGACGGGATCCAAGGAGCAAGAGCTGCAGCCTAAAGACGACAGAACAGGCCCTGAAGACACTTCTACTGAGAGGTCTGTCATGGCCTCTCTTGGCCTCCAAGTTATAGGCTACATTCTGGGCCTTCTGGGGCTGTTGGGCACCCTAGTTGCCATGCTGCTCCCCAGCTGGCGAACCAGTTCTTACGTTGGTGCCAGTATTGTGACAGCAGTCGGCTTCTCCAAGGGCCTCTGGATGGAGTGTGCCACACATAGCACAGGCATCACCCAGTGTGACATCTACAGCACGCTTCTAGGTCTGCCCGCTGACATCCAGGCTGCCCAAGCCATGATGGTGACATCCAGTGCAATCTCCTCGTTGGCCTGCATTGTCTCTGTGGTGGGCATGAGATGCACAGTCTTCTGCCAAGACTCCCAAGCCAAGGACAGAGTGGCAGTAGTGGGTGGAGTCTTCTTCATCCTTGGTGGTCTCCTGGGCTTCATCCCTGTTGCCTGGAATCTTCATGGGATCCTGCGGGACTTCTACTCCCCACTGGTGCCTGACAGCATGAAATTTGAGATCGGAGAGGCTCTTTACTTGGGCATTATTTCCTCCCTGTTCTCCCTTGTTGCTGGAATCATCCTCTGCTTTTCCTGCGCACCCGAGGGAAATCGCTCCAACTACTATGATGCCTACCAGGCCCAGCCCCTCGCCACTAGGAGCTCTCCAAGACCTGATCAACCAGCCAAAGTCAAGAATGAGTTTAACTCCTACAGCCTGACAGGGTATGTGTGAAGAATGAGGGGCCAGAAACGGGGGGTGGCTGggtctgtgaaaaccagtggacagccccccctgccccccaaccccccgccaGGGCCACAGGTGAGGGACATTGCCACTGGATCGAGTCAGAAGGTGCTGCTGAGGATAGACTGATTTGGGCCACTGTATCAAGAGAAGGCAGAAATGGGAGCTGGTGTGACAGCAAACAGGTTGAATTGTCAAGATGCTTGCCAAGCCAGCCTTCCTGTTTCCTTCACCTTGGTTCAACACCCCACACACTGAGTTCTCCAACTCTCAACTCCAAACCCACCTTCCTACTCTAAGCCAGACCCTACAGGCTCCCTTCTGCCCGTTGGTTTACCTGGGAATCCATCCATAAACTCACTTATTACATCCTATTGACTGATGCTTTCTATGATCAAAGACCCTCCCTCTGATTGAGGTTGGCTCTTAGCTCACTGCTggaggatgggggaaggaggagtAGTGGCTTTTATGAAAATGGCTCTAACCTACTTCTCAAACCACCCTCCAAAGAAATGGATTGGCCAATAATGGGCTCTGGAGCTTCCGTCTCACTCTTGTTATGTCTCCAAGTGTCCAAACTGGTTTGTGCATGAATGGAAATAGAACCATCCCACTTGTACCGAGGGTACAGAGAGCAACTGGATGCAGGATGCGAGAAAGGGAAGGTAGCTGAGGACCCAAAAAGACCAGAACCACTGCCTAGggcatttcccagaattccctcgCACTTGCAGGTTGGGGATCTAGCCCACAACTAGAGGAAAGCACAAGGAAAGAAGATATGGTGGAAAGCTCCAGGCAGCAGCAGACTGTCTCCACTGAGGAAGTGCCTCAGAAGCTGCAGCCCCACCTTTCACTGAagctcctgcctccctctgggGTATCTGACCTGGCCTCCTGCTAAACAACAAGGCTAAGGGCCCTACACGATTGTTTCCTTAGGAATGGGAAACTGATTTTTCTAGAAACAGCCCTTAGCTGGGGGATGACAGTGTGGGAGCTGTGGAGGACTGTGACAATACCACTCCTAGATGCTGCCCAAGAGAAAAGAACTGTGGCACGTAAGAAGCTGGGTGGACATGTGTGGTGGCTCCAGTAGGTATTTCTGTTGGGCCAGAGAGAGGCAGCTCCCTTCCCCACCACAGAGAGTCTTCAAGCCTAATA
It includes:
- the CLDN2 gene encoding claudin-2; the encoded protein is MASLGLQVIGYILGLLGLLGTLVAMLLPSWRTSSYVGASIVTAVGFSKGLWMECATHSTGITQCDIYSTLLGLPADIQAAQAMMVTSSAISSLACIVSVVGMRCTVFCQDSQAKDRVAVVGGVFFILGGLLGFIPVAWNLHGILRDFYSPLVPDSMKFEIGEALYLGIISSLFSLVAGIILCFSCAPEGNRSNYYDAYQAQPLATRSSPRPDQPAKVKNEFNSYSLTGYV